CCCAAAAGCGCGTAGCTTACCAAGAATTTGGTAGTAATTCGGCGGCTACGGAACGCGGAGTCCAAGAACTTCCGCCCAATCAGCAAAACTTGCGCGTTCAAGCGTCTCGCAAGGGGCGCAAGGGTAAAACAGTGACAGTGATTACTGGTTTTCAATGTAAACCCGATACCTTAACCCAACTTCTCAAACAGCTTAAAACTAAATGTGGTAGTGGTGGCACGGTTAAAGATGATACCTTGGAAATTCAAGGGGATCATGCTCAAAAATTGCTGGAAATTTTGACGCAGTTGGGGTATAAAGCCAAAATTAGTGGCGGTTAGCGTCTTTTGAAAAATGTTGTAGTCAGTGTATCTAATTAGTTGGGGGCGCAAGGCTTGCGCCCCTACATTTGCTATACTATGGAAAACATTTTATAAAAAAATTACGATGATTGCTTCTCCTCAACATCCTTATCTTACACCTGACCAATACCTGACAATGGAAGAACAGAGTCCAATAAAACATGAATATATTGATGGGCAAATCTATGCTATGGCTGGAGCCAATGACTCTCATGTTACGATTGCTGGAAATCTTTTTGCTCTACTCCGTAGTCATGTCCGAGGTTCGGGTTGTCGAGTCTATATTTCCGATATGAAAGCCCGCATAGAATCGTTAAATCGGTTCTATTATCCTGATGTTATTGTTACTTGTGATCCACGAGATCAAGAAACCTCAACGTATAAGCGATTCCCGACTCTGATTGTTGAAGTTTTATCGGATTCGACTGAAGCATTTGATCGAGGTGATAAATTTGCTGACTATCAGGAATTGGAAAGTCTCCGTGACTATGTATTAATTAATACCAAACGGCAACGAGTTGATTGCTTTCACCGCAATGATGAAGGGCTATGGGTGTTGCAGTTTTATACTCCTATACAGCAAGAATTTAAACTCGAAAGTATTGGTTTCACAGTAACCTTTGTTGCGCTTTATGAAGATGTAGATTTTTAATTAAAATTTTCGCCCTGCTCATCAGCCCAGAGTTCAAACTCCGGGCTAATAGCTGAAGTCCATTAAAATGGACTAGATGTCTTATCCCGTTATCTTAAGACGACTTTCGCTTTTAGCTTAAACTAAAGGAGGGTTAAAGCGGCTGATTAAGCTGTCATGCATTTAAATTGGGTATTAGTAGCGAGCAAGATGCTCGCACTACAAGGCTTTCGCCATTACTGATATTAAGGTTTAAATGCCGAACAGATTACGATAATCTCATGAATGACGAAAATTTTTGCAAAAACAACATCAATATGATGTTGAAGCGCTCACAAACTAAGGTTATTTTCCCGGTAATTACTCTCGCCTTGGTTAAGGAATATCTATCTAACCAAAAAACTATTTTTTCAAACTCTGAGATTAAAGCCGCGTATCAGATCAATTTGAAGATATGGAAGACCG
This genomic window from Coleofasciculus chthonoplastes PCC 7420 contains:
- a CDS encoding translation initiation factor; protein product: MSKRKSSNSSQKRVAYQEFGSNSAATERGVQELPPNQQNLRVQASRKGRKGKTVTVITGFQCKPDTLTQLLKQLKTKCGSGGTVKDDTLEIQGDHAQKLLEILTQLGYKAKISGG
- a CDS encoding Uma2 family endonuclease, translating into MIASPQHPYLTPDQYLTMEEQSPIKHEYIDGQIYAMAGANDSHVTIAGNLFALLRSHVRGSGCRVYISDMKARIESLNRFYYPDVIVTCDPRDQETSTYKRFPTLIVEVLSDSTEAFDRGDKFADYQELESLRDYVLINTKRQRVDCFHRNDEGLWVLQFYTPIQQEFKLESIGFTVTFVALYEDVDF